A stretch of Brassica rapa cultivar Chiifu-401-42 chromosome A08, CAAS_Brap_v3.01, whole genome shotgun sequence DNA encodes these proteins:
- the LOC103849513 gene encoding DNA-directed RNA polymerases II, IV and V subunit 9B: protein MSTMKFCRECNNILYPKEDREQSILLYACRNCDHQEAADDNCVYRNEVHHSVSEQTQILSDVASDPTLPRTKAVRCAKCQHGEAVFFQATARGEEGMTLFFVCCNPNCGHRWRE from the exons ATGAGTACCATGAAGTTCTGTCGCGAATG TAATAACATCTTGTATCCGAAGGAAGACAGGGAGCAGTCCATACTCCTCTACGCCTGCCGTAATTGCGATCACCAG GAAGCAGCGGATGACAACTGTGTTTACAGAAACGAGGTTCACCATTCTGTTAGTGAACAAACTCAGATCCTCTCTGACGTTGCCTCTGACCCGACTCTTCCCCGCACCAAGGCCGTGCGCTGCGCCAAGTGTCAACACGGCGAAGCTGTCTTCTTCCAG GCTACTGCTAGAGGTGAAGAAGGAATGACTCTGTTCTTCGTTTGCTGCAACCCTAACTGTGGCCATCGCTGGCGAGAATAG